One Deltaproteobacteria bacterium genomic window, TTCTCCTCGGGCGGTGCTTCGCGAAATATTTCCCTCCGCTGCCGGAGGAAGGCGCGCTCTTCCTCGGGAAGCTCACGCCATTTTCGCCTGCGTTCCAGTATGCGCTCCTTCCGCTCCGGCGGAAGCTCCTTCCAGCGATGGTATCGCTCCCTGACCCGTTCCTTTTCCTCCGGCGTCATTTTGCGCCACCGCTCGAGTTTTTCAGGAGTGATCCTGTCTTCCGGCGCCGGCCGGACCGTATCTTGCCGGGGAGGACCGGGTTCCCGCGATTGTGCGGATGACGTCCAGGGAATAACAAAACAAAGAGAAAACACTGCAAGCGACGCGAACTGGAGAGTCCTTCGCATGGGATATGCCTCCATCGGCTTATCCCTTTCTCATGTTCGACGGCTCGAAGATTTCGATCGCGTCAACGTCCCCCTGGTCTTCGATCGCGGCGGGATCTTCGAAAATTTCGAGGTGCGCGACGATCTCCCGTTCCTCTGCCGATAGGCCCACTGGCGTCACAGCGGTTTCCTGGACTTTCAAGGGAGCGGCGTGGGACTGCTGCGGAGATTCCTGCGATTTGACTCCTGTGGACGGCGCTTGTTGCGCCGGAACATTTTGTGCCACGCGTGGAGCCTCTACCGGGGAAACTCCCGGATCCTGCCTTTTATCCGGCGCGATGAACAGGAATGCGGCGAAAGCGACGGCGACCGCGAGCGGAATCGCGGCCCATCTGAATGAAAAGACGAAGAGGCTGCGCCTGCGTGGAAGAAGTTTCTCCGCCTCAAGCCGGGCGAACAGCTTTTCCCGAAAGTCCGGGGAGACGGCCGTTTCCATCTTTTCCATGCCGGTCCCCATAGCACGCATCCGCCGCTCGAGTGCCCTGCAGGCATGGCACCCGGCCAGATGCTCCTCAACCCGCCGTGCATCCTCCCCGGGGATCTCCCCATCGATATATCCGCTGATTTTTTCTTTCCAATCGAGGCACTTCATGGGTGCGTCTCCCCCTATTTCGATTAAACCCTTGTCGGATCAAATGGTTTCAAGGAAGCAGTTCCCCCAGCGATTCCATCAGCATTTCCCTGGCACGGAAAATACGGCTTTTCACCGCCTGCACCGTAATTCCAAGCACGGATGCAACTTCTTCGTATGACAGACCGTCTCCGCGGTTCAATACGAAGGCAGACCGATATGTTTCGGGAAGTTGCCCGAGAGCGACGGCGAACCGCTCCTGGATCTCAACGGTCCACGCGATCTCCTCCGGGTTCAAAGCGGAGGGACCGGGAAGCTGCGGTGCGGGGGGACCATTAGAAGACTCCTCGCCAGGATCAATGGATATCTTCTCTCCATCCTCTTTTTCGTCCCGTATGAAGTTGAGCGTAGTCCGGCGTGCGATCGTGTACATCCACGTGGTGAAACGGGCCGTCGGCTGCCAGGTGGATGCCGCCCGGGCGATCCTGAGGAACGTCTCCTGGGCTGCCTCCTCTGCCTTCGCGCGGTCTCCCGTCATCCGAAATGCGAACTGGATCACTTTCCGGTGGTGACGTGCGAACAGCATTTCGAAGGCGTCCCGGCTCCCATTCCGGTAGAGCTCCATCAGCTCTTCGTCGGTCCGCATTGCCCGCTTATCCTCAACCTGCAATTGCTATATGATGACTCCATTATGCAGGATCTTATTCGAAACTTGCTGATCAAGATCGGCGAAGATCCCGATCGTGAAGGGCTGAGGCAGACCCCCGAAAGGTTCAGGAAGTCGATCGGGACCCTTACTTCAGGCTATGCGCAGGATCCCCGGGATGTCCTCCAGCGCGCAATCTTTCACGAACAGTATGACGAGATGGTGACGGTGAAGGACATCGACATCTTTTCCCTCTGCGAGCACCACCTGCTCCCCTTCTTCGGCAAGTGCCACGTGGCCTACATGCCGAAGAAGAACATCGTTGGGCTGTCGAAGATCGCGCGGGTGGTAGAGCTGTACGCGCGCCGGCTCCAGGTCCAGGAGCGCCTCACCCAGGAAATCGCTACGGCGATCATGGACACTCTCCAACCGCACGGCGTGGCTGTCGTCATCGAGGCGTTCCATCTCTGCATGATGATGCGGGGCGTGGAAAAACAGAACTCCAAGGCGGTTACATCCGCCATGCTTGGGGTTTTCCGTACGCGGGAGTCGACGCGGATGGAGTTCCTGGAACTGATCAAGCCGACGCTGAATATTCTTCGATAACAAAAACCAGGACGGTCCCGGGAGACAAAAACAGGGACGTTCTTAAAAACTCGATACCACTTTTCTTTTTTCGATCTTCCGAGTTTTTAAGAACGTCCCTGTTTTTGTCTCCCGGGACCGTCCTTAAAAAGCGCGGGCAGTGAGGCTCTCGCCTCACTGCCCGCTTGTTCGTTGCGCTTTAGTTGCCTTATCGACGGGCTGAGCCGATTACTTCTCCCGCCGGGCCATTCTTCTCCTGGCAGCCATCCCCAGGGCGGCCAGAATCAGCAGGCCGAAGGATCCCGCCATTTCGTGCAGGCTTCCGCCGGTCCCGGACCTTCCGGCGACCGCACAACCGCCGCCGCCCGCAGCATCCCCGCCCGTACCCGTCGGATCGGGAAACACCGATTCCGACGCAGCGACCGTGTTGAAGTTCGTGCTGTATTCAACCGGCAGCGCGTTTCCGGCGAGGTCCTTGATGCCGGTGGTAAGCGTCACCGTGTAGGCCGCATTGTCGAAGAGAGGCGCCGCCGGCGTGAAGGTCGCCGTTGCGCCGTTGGCGGAAACTGTTCCGGTGACTTGGTTCGCTCCGACTCTCAGAACAAAGGTGTCCGGCGTCATCGTCGCCGGGTTGATCGCCTCGCTGAATGTGGCCGTTATCGTTGCGCTCAGCTCCACCCCCGCCTGGTTGTCCGCCGGATCAGTGGCGCTTACGCCTGGGGGCGTCATATCCGGCGCCGCCCCTGTGGTAAAGGACCAGCTGCTGGTCGCAGCCAGCGTGTTCCCCGCCAGGTCCTTCACGCCGGTAGTGATCGTGGCGGTATAGGTCGTGCCGAAGGCAAGCGAGCCGGACGGCCGGAAGGTCGCCGTGTTGCCGCCCAATGAAACCGTCCCCGCCACGGCTGCAGTTCCCCCCCGCAACGTGAAAGTCGTCGTCGTGACGGTGGCAGGATCGACCGCTTCGCTGAACGTCGCGGTGACGGCGGCGTTTGTCGCCACGTTAGCCTGGTTGCCCGCCGGGCTGGTGGAACTCACCGTGGGAGGCGTCGTGTCACCGGGAGGCGGCGTGCCGCCTGCAGGCTTGTCGGCAGGATCGCCGGGAAAGGTCAAAGCTGCGATTTCGGTCTTGTTCGAGAACCCGTCTGCGTCTGAATCCAGAGCCTCGACCGCGGTGATTCTTGCGGTGATATCCGCTCCGGAGACTGTTCGAACTGCCTGTCCGAAGGGATTGAAAGTGGAAGTGCCGCCGGACCCGTGGCATAAGTTGCAGGTATTCAATTTCGAGCTCGCCGCGGCCGGGTACTTCGCCATGAAGGAAGTGAGATAAGCGCTTTTCGCAAATGCGGCATTACTTTGGAAAATCAATATGATAAAGATTGATAGGAAGACGCCCGGGACGATAGCGGAAAGCCCTTTTCCTGCCTTGCTGGCCATAGTGCTACCTCCTGTTGAAAATATTTGGTGCGAGTACCCTGCAATTCCCGTCATCCGCGGATAGGAAATCTAATCGATATTTCCGTATCCTTGGGTTTGCGGTTTGAAGAGAAAAATACGCAGGGATGCGTATTAATAGCAGTAATAATGCCAAACCAATAGACTTGTTAACCAATTGATATTAAAGAATATGTCGGGAGAGATCGCCCGAGTAAAATACGTTTATGAATTTTGTATTTCATTATTGAAATATTGTCCGGCTTGAGTCTTCGAGGGCATCGAACATGGAAGATTGAATGAAAATGCGCCGGCAGGAAGGCGTTAACCCTCCTGCCGGCGCGGTTGTAAAGTTGCTATTGCCGAGGACCGGCTGCGCCGTTTACTTCTCCCGCCGGGCCATTCTTCTCCTGACAGCCATCCCCAGGACGACGAGGAACAGCAAGCCGTAGGATCCTGCCGCCTCCCGGATGCTCCAGGCGGATCCTGATCTTCCGGCGATCGCGCAGCCTCCGCCGGAGGAACCGCTTCCCGAGATGTCGATGAAACCGCTCGCGGTCTCTTCCGGCACGGCAACACCGACCGGATCCACAATCACCCCGTTGGCCAGTCCGTCGCCATCATCCTTTCCACCGTCGACCAGTGTCAAGGTCAATGTGTTCCCCTCGACGACGGTGTCCAGTCCCTCTTTTTTCTCCTTGAAACCGTTCGAATCGATCCTGAAAATCTTTGCACCCTTGGGAATGCCGCTGGGGAAGGTAAGCTTCGCGGTTACCGTGCCACCCGGCGTGACGCCTTCCACATTGTATGCGATCAGGCCATCGTGGAACAGGAACCTTGCCGGCTTGCCGCCCTGGTTCAGGCGGGAGTTGTCGTCCGATATGGCGATCGCCGACTTGATCACCGCTCCCGCAGAGTCCTTCACTTCGATATGGATCTTGCCATTTCCCTTCGAACCCCACCGGGACGCCTTCTTGCCGTCATGAGGATCGTCGTCCTCGCCGTCCGGCGACCCGTCATCGTCCGAGTCTGGACCGTCGTTGAACGTTTTGAACTGCCAGTTCACCGTTGCGGACAGCGGGCTTCCGTTCCCGGATG contains:
- a CDS encoding zf-HC2 domain-containing protein is translated as MKCLDWKEKISGYIDGEIPGEDARRVEEHLAGCHACRALERRMRAMGTGMEKMETAVSPDFREKLFARLEAEKLLPRRRSLFVFSFRWAAIPLAVAVAFAAFLFIAPDKRQDPGVSPVEAPRVAQNVPAQQAPSTGVKSQESPQQSHAAPLKVQETAVTPVGLSAEEREIVAHLEIFEDPAAIEDQGDVDAIEIFEPSNMRKG
- a CDS encoding RNA polymerase sigma factor, with the protein product MRTDEELMELYRNGSRDAFEMLFARHHRKVIQFAFRMTGDRAKAEEAAQETFLRIARAASTWQPTARFTTWMYTIARRTTLNFIRDEKEDGEKISIDPGEESSNGPPAPQLPGPSALNPEEIAWTVEIQERFAVALGQLPETYRSAFVLNRGDGLSYEEVASVLGITVQAVKSRIFRAREMLMESLGELLP
- the folE gene encoding GTP cyclohydrolase I FolE, with amino-acid sequence MQDLIRNLLIKIGEDPDREGLRQTPERFRKSIGTLTSGYAQDPRDVLQRAIFHEQYDEMVTVKDIDIFSLCEHHLLPFFGKCHVAYMPKKNIVGLSKIARVVELYARRLQVQERLTQEIATAIMDTLQPHGVAVVIEAFHLCMMMRGVEKQNSKAVTSAMLGVFRTRESTRMEFLELIKPTLNILR
- a CDS encoding Ig-like domain-containing protein, with the translated sequence MASKAGKGLSAIVPGVFLSIFIILIFQSNAAFAKSAYLTSFMAKYPAAASSKLNTCNLCHGSGGTSTFNPFGQAVRTVSGADITARITAVEALDSDADGFSNKTEIAALTFPGDPADKPAGGTPPPGDTTPPTVSSTSPAGNQANVATNAAVTATFSEAVDPATVTTTTFTLRGGTAAVAGTVSLGGNTATFRPSGSLAFGTTYTATITTGVKDLAGNTLAATSSWSFTTGAAPDMTPPGVSATDPADNQAGVELSATITATFSEAINPATMTPDTFVLRVGANQVTGTVSANGATATFTPAAPLFDNAAYTVTLTTGIKDLAGNALPVEYSTNFNTVAASESVFPDPTGTGGDAAGGGGCAVAGRSGTGGSLHEMAGSFGLLILAALGMAARRRMARREK